One window of Flavobacterium ammonificans genomic DNA carries:
- a CDS encoding M23 family metallopeptidase: protein MSKVKYYYDSENLAYRKIKTKKTKKFGFFILFLLASALFGFLSFVILLNTPYFETPKDRLQAREIDNLKLNYSILNKKIDELNAVAAAIEERDNTIYRTYFNTAPISDEERKSGMKSKNRYAELEGYDNSKLVQKTTQRIDILTKALAVQSKSLDEIVQLAKAKNNLLSAIPAIQPVKNENLKRIASGFGYRSDPFTKARKMHEGMDFTAKTGTPIYATGDGVIARADNTASGFGNHIVIRHGYGYQTLYAHLSKYKARRGQRVKRGDIIGYVGSTGRSEAPHLHYEVHKNNRVVNPLNFYYGNISAVEYVAISKLANQENQSLD, encoded by the coding sequence ATGTCGAAAGTAAAATATTATTACGATTCTGAAAATCTAGCATATCGAAAAATAAAAACTAAAAAAACTAAGAAATTTGGGTTTTTTATACTGTTTTTGTTGGCTTCAGCATTGTTTGGTTTTTTAAGTTTCGTTATTTTATTAAACACACCTTATTTTGAAACTCCCAAAGATCGATTACAAGCAAGAGAAATTGACAATTTAAAATTGAATTATTCAATTTTAAATAAAAAAATTGACGAGTTAAATGCAGTTGCAGCTGCCATAGAAGAAAGAGACAATACTATTTATAGAACGTATTTTAATACCGCACCTATTTCTGATGAGGAGAGAAAATCGGGTATGAAATCAAAAAATAGGTATGCTGAATTGGAAGGGTATGACAACTCAAAATTAGTACAGAAAACAACTCAACGAATCGATATTTTAACCAAAGCATTAGCAGTGCAGTCGAAATCGCTGGATGAAATAGTACAACTTGCCAAGGCAAAAAATAATTTACTAAGTGCCATTCCAGCTATTCAGCCGGTAAAAAATGAAAATTTGAAGCGCATAGCATCTGGATTTGGTTACCGTTCGGATCCTTTTACTAAAGCAAGAAAAATGCACGAAGGGATGGACTTCACAGCCAAAACAGGAACTCCAATTTATGCCACGGGTGATGGTGTAATAGCTCGAGCTGACAACACCGCTTCGGGATTTGGAAATCATATTGTGATTCGGCACGGTTACGGCTATCAAACCTTATATGCGCATTTGAGCAAATACAAAGCGCGCAGAGGTCAAAGAGTAAAAAGAGGAGATATTATAGGGTATGTAGGAAGCACTGGTCGATCGGAAGCGCCACACTTACACTATGAAGTACACAAGAACAACAGAGTAGTAAATCCGCTCAATTTTTATTATGGAAACATTTCAGCAGTGGAATATGTTGCCATTTCTAAATTAGCTAATCAAGAAAATCAATCGTTAGATTAA
- a CDS encoding MerR family transcriptional regulator, with the protein MHINLSADKRYYSIGEVAKAFGVNASLIRFWDSEFDILKPKKNAKGNRMFTPEDVKNLQLIFHLVKERGFTLEGAKTHLKEGQKKTLDKFDIITKLEGIKLELINIKNHL; encoded by the coding sequence ATGCACATCAATTTATCAGCAGACAAAAGGTATTATAGCATTGGCGAAGTCGCTAAAGCTTTTGGAGTAAATGCATCACTTATTCGTTTTTGGGATAGCGAATTCGACATTTTAAAGCCGAAAAAAAATGCCAAAGGCAATCGAATGTTTACCCCTGAAGATGTGAAAAATCTTCAATTAATTTTTCATTTGGTCAAAGAAAGAGGCTTCACTTTAGAAGGTGCCAAAACACATTTGAAAGAAGGTCAAAAGAAAACTTTAGATAAATTTGATATTATTACTAAACTAGAAGGAATTAAATTGGAATTAATTAACATAAAAAACCATCTATAA
- a CDS encoding GldL-related protein, translating to MENKQILNISLLFSVIIVIVGTLFKILHYPYSQLFLASGFIAMLVFCFVAISEIRSSTKINQSEKFMWIFGLIFISSITSLVYILSARKRIV from the coding sequence ATGGAAAACAAGCAAATTTTAAATATCAGTTTACTGTTTTCAGTAATAATTGTAATTGTTGGAACGCTATTCAAAATATTGCATTACCCATATTCTCAATTATTTTTAGCTTCAGGATTCATTGCAATGCTTGTTTTTTGTTTTGTAGCTATCTCTGAAATAAGATCTTCAACCAAAATTAATCAATCGGAAAAATTCATGTGGATCTTCGGATTAATTTTTATTAGCAGTATTACAAGTTTGGTATACATTTTGTCAGCTAGAAAGAGAATCGTTTAA
- a CDS encoding LemA family protein produces the protein MDFKKFLPWIIVAVLVIGLFSWVKGINNTAVTYEQDINESWGNVQTAYQRRNDLIGNLVNTVKGAAEFEKSTLTAVISARAKATSITVDPTNVSPAQLAAFNSAQSGVSSSLSKLLVSVEKYPDLKANENFLKLQDELASTENQILTARTRFNEAVKPYNTHIKTFPNSLFAGMFGFKEKPYFEAAVGADKPVEVKF, from the coding sequence ATGGACTTCAAAAAATTCTTACCTTGGATTATAGTGGCTGTACTAGTTATTGGGCTTTTCAGCTGGGTAAAAGGAATCAACAACACAGCGGTAACATATGAGCAAGACATTAATGAGTCTTGGGGAAATGTACAAACGGCCTATCAAAGAAGAAATGACTTAATTGGCAACTTAGTAAATACGGTAAAAGGTGCAGCTGAGTTTGAAAAAAGTACATTGACTGCCGTTATTTCAGCGAGAGCTAAAGCGACTTCAATTACTGTTGACCCAACTAATGTAAGTCCTGCGCAATTGGCAGCCTTCAACTCAGCACAAAGCGGTGTGAGTAGTTCTTTGTCTAAATTATTAGTTTCAGTGGAAAAATATCCTGACTTGAAAGCGAATGAAAATTTCTTGAAATTACAAGACGAATTAGCAAGCACGGAAAATCAAATTTTAACGGCTAGAACACGTTTCAACGAAGCGGTAAAGCCGTATAATACACATATCAAAACGTTCCCAAATTCTCTTTTTGCAGGGATGTTTGGGTTTAAAGAAAAACCTTATTTTGAAGCTGCTGTTGGAGCTGACAAACCGGTAGAAGTAAAATTCTAA
- a CDS encoding TPM domain-containing protein: MQPDTIFLTKEDENEIVEAIRLAEKNTSGEIRVHIEQTTSKAPFDRALEVFYELKMNETQLQNGVLIYLAIADKKFVICGDKGINEVVATDFWDSTKEIMAAQFKQGQFKQGLIDGIAKAGEQLKTYFPWQTDDTNELSNEISKG, from the coding sequence ATGCAACCAGATACTATTTTTTTAACCAAAGAAGACGAAAACGAAATTGTTGAAGCCATTCGTTTGGCCGAAAAAAATACTTCTGGCGAAATACGAGTTCACATAGAACAAACGACTTCCAAAGCGCCTTTTGATAGGGCTTTGGAAGTTTTTTATGAATTAAAAATGAATGAAACGCAATTACAAAACGGCGTTTTGATTTATTTGGCTATAGCCGACAAAAAATTTGTCATTTGCGGAGATAAAGGAATTAATGAGGTGGTAGCTACTGATTTTTGGGACAGTACCAAAGAAATTATGGCAGCTCAATTCAAACAAGGGCAATTCAAACAAGGATTAATTGACGGAATTGCGAAAGCAGGCGAACAATTGAAAACCTATTTCCCTTGGCAAACTGACGACACTAACGAATTATCAAACGAAATCTCAAAAGGATAA
- a CDS encoding TPM domain-containing protein yields MKAFLTTPFFKVFVCLFITQIGWAQFTIPKKPQFQTSVYDYAKVLSETEKSQLEEKLIRYSDSTTTQIIIVTIESLKGEDVSQLATNWAQTWGIGQAKEDNGVIILLAKAEKKIAINPGYGLEDRLTAGTGGEIIRNIIIPEFKAGSYFNGLDKGTDAIIDVFKGKYKGTRKQKKGEDFPILPFIVIIVIVLILFSRNKKGGGNSGGSGGFGGGPSFLDILVLSSLASGNRGGFGGSSGGGFGGGGFGGGFGGGGFSGGGSSGSW; encoded by the coding sequence ATGAAAGCATTTTTAACTACCCCCTTTTTTAAAGTATTCGTTTGTTTATTCATAACGCAAATAGGTTGGGCGCAATTTACCATTCCTAAAAAACCCCAATTTCAAACTTCGGTCTATGACTATGCCAAAGTGCTAAGCGAGACAGAAAAATCACAATTAGAAGAAAAACTAATACGTTATTCTGATTCTACCACTACCCAAATTATCATTGTTACCATTGAAAGTTTGAAAGGCGAAGACGTGAGCCAATTAGCTACCAACTGGGCGCAAACTTGGGGAATCGGTCAAGCCAAAGAAGACAATGGTGTCATTATTTTATTAGCAAAAGCCGAAAAGAAAATAGCCATCAATCCTGGTTATGGTTTGGAAGATCGATTAACCGCAGGAACTGGTGGTGAAATCATTCGAAATATCATCATTCCCGAATTCAAAGCGGGAAGTTATTTCAATGGTCTAGACAAAGGTACCGATGCCATTATTGATGTTTTTAAAGGCAAGTACAAAGGAACACGAAAACAAAAGAAAGGCGAAGATTTTCCAATACTTCCATTTATAGTTATCATAGTTATTGTCTTAATCTTATTCTCAAGAAATAAAAAAGGAGGAGGCAATTCAGGTGGATCAGGCGGTTTTGGCGGAGGCCCGAGTTTTTTAGACATTCTCGTTTTAAGCAGCTTAGCTAGCGGCAACAGAGGCGGTTTCGGAGGTTCATCAGGTGGTGGATTTGGTGGCGGAGGCTTCGGAGGAGGTTTTGGCGGAGGCGGATTCTCTGGCGGAGGTTCTAGTGGAAGTTGGTAA
- a CDS encoding RrF2 family transcriptional regulator: MLSHKTKYALKALLFLAQQEPGYIARTIEIADTAAIPKKFLEQILLDLKRAHLVGSKQGKFGGYYLIKSSNEITMADIHRLFDGAIALLPCASLNFYEPCSDCKSESECGLRHGLIAIREETLKAMQGITIASLVKK, from the coding sequence ATGCTTTCACACAAAACCAAATACGCACTTAAAGCTTTGTTATTTCTTGCTCAACAAGAGCCTGGATATATTGCGCGTACCATTGAAATTGCAGATACAGCTGCTATACCAAAAAAGTTTTTAGAGCAAATTTTATTGGATTTAAAACGAGCTCATTTGGTTGGTAGTAAACAAGGAAAATTTGGTGGATATTACTTAATTAAATCCTCAAATGAAATTACTATGGCTGATATTCATCGATTATTTGATGGCGCTATAGCATTACTCCCATGCGCTTCTTTGAATTTTTATGAACCTTGTTCCGATTGTAAAAGTGAGTCAGAATGTGGCTTAAGGCACGGTTTAATTGCTATTCGAGAAGAAACTTTAAAAGCTATGCAAGGCATTACTATAGCTTCTTTAGTAAAAAAATAA
- a CDS encoding TonB-dependent receptor, translating to MKTNTLQNLISSLILLITTTLFGQADVEGIVKDKNNQPLELANVLIKGTKYNTVSDANGKFTIDTRERLPFTLIVQYVGHQTAEVRFTSLPTSPIEIILKSENQLNDVVITSRRRIEKAQNVPIPISVVGGRQAEQAGAFNVNRLKELVPSVQLYSSNPRNTSINIRGLGSTFGLTNDGIDPGVGFYVDGVYYARPAATTLDFVDVDQIEVLRGPQGTLFGKNTTAGAFNITSRKASFTSGANFELSYGNYGFIQAKASITGALSKKIAARLSFSGTQRDGLLENVVTGKSVNDLNNQGIRGQLLFTPTENTDITFAVDYSKQRPDGYAQVVAGVVQTNRAAYRQFNNIISSLGYSLPSTNPFDRKIDHDTPWRSGQDLGGASLNINSKIGNGKLTATSAWRFWNWDPSNDRDFTGLSVLRLSQATSKHQQWSQEIRYAGTFLPKVTGVIGVFGIGQDLKTDPYHIEESGSAQWRFSQDSTDPLWQTAGLFNGYGIKTKSTLNTVSGAIFGQTDWEITDKLHLLTGLRYNYDSKKIDYSRTTYGGLQTTNTALLALKKKVYSDQAFKVDVEDTNFSGNLTLAYKVSEKINTFATFANSYKPVGINLGGIPSDANGPIIALAKIKPEKVNHYEIGIKSTPFNNTTINLTVFNTDIDNYQTLVQSEDPTLNRGYLANAEKVRVRGFEADSRITISQYLSFNAALTYNEGHYVSFKNAPLPLEETGLKVNGVSVFSKDVSGGQLPGISKWIGSLGGDLSKEGQFFGNQGRFFLAIDSYSRSSFSSSATPSKYLNIQGYSIFNGRIGFRASEGLSVYLWGRNLLDKNYFEQLLPASGNAGHYAGVLGDQRTFGLTLRYNL from the coding sequence ATGAAAACCAATACTTTACAAAACTTAATTTCAAGTCTTATTTTACTAATTACCACTACTCTTTTTGGGCAAGCTGATGTAGAAGGAATAGTGAAAGATAAAAACAACCAACCTTTAGAATTAGCCAATGTACTGATTAAAGGTACGAAGTATAATACCGTATCAGATGCCAATGGAAAATTCACTATTGACACACGTGAACGATTACCTTTTACTTTAATTGTTCAATATGTGGGACACCAAACCGCTGAGGTTCGATTTACATCATTACCAACTAGTCCCATTGAAATCATTTTGAAAAGTGAAAATCAATTGAATGATGTGGTCATCACATCTAGACGTCGAATTGAAAAAGCACAAAATGTACCTATTCCAATTTCTGTTGTCGGCGGTAGACAAGCAGAGCAAGCAGGTGCTTTCAATGTGAATCGTTTGAAAGAACTAGTACCGTCTGTTCAATTGTATTCTTCCAATCCAAGAAATACAAGCATCAATATTAGGGGACTTGGTTCGACGTTCGGACTGACAAATGACGGAATTGATCCTGGCGTAGGATTCTATGTAGACGGAGTGTATTATGCACGTCCTGCTGCAACCACCCTTGATTTTGTTGATGTGGATCAAATTGAGGTTCTACGAGGACCACAAGGAACACTTTTTGGTAAAAACACTACTGCTGGTGCTTTTAATATTACTAGTAGAAAAGCAAGTTTTACATCAGGTGCCAACTTTGAATTGAGCTATGGAAATTACGGTTTCATTCAGGCTAAAGCATCTATTACGGGCGCTTTAAGTAAAAAAATTGCCGCTAGATTATCTTTTTCAGGTACACAACGTGATGGATTATTGGAAAACGTAGTAACCGGAAAATCGGTTAACGATTTAAACAACCAAGGAATACGAGGCCAATTGTTGTTTACTCCAACTGAGAATACGGATATTACATTTGCAGTAGATTATTCAAAACAAAGACCCGATGGGTATGCGCAAGTAGTTGCAGGAGTGGTACAAACTAACAGAGCTGCTTACCGCCAATTCAATAACATCATCAGTTCGTTAGGCTATAGTTTACCAAGTACTAATCCGTTTGACAGAAAAATCGATCACGATACACCATGGCGTTCTGGGCAGGATTTAGGTGGTGCCTCTTTGAACATTAATAGTAAAATTGGAAATGGAAAATTAACAGCCACCTCAGCTTGGCGTTTCTGGAATTGGGATCCGTCAAACGATAGAGATTTTACAGGATTGTCTGTATTACGTTTGTCGCAAGCTACTTCAAAACACCAACAATGGTCACAAGAAATTCGCTATGCAGGAACATTTTTACCCAAAGTAACAGGAGTTATAGGTGTTTTTGGAATTGGACAAGATTTAAAAACAGATCCGTATCATATTGAAGAATCAGGTTCAGCACAATGGCGTTTCTCACAAGATTCAACAGATCCGCTTTGGCAAACCGCTGGTTTATTTAATGGCTATGGAATCAAAACTAAATCTACTTTAAATACTGTGAGTGGAGCTATTTTTGGTCAAACTGATTGGGAGATTACGGATAAGTTACACTTGTTAACTGGTTTGCGTTATAACTATGATTCGAAAAAAATTGATTATAGTAGAACTACGTACGGCGGACTTCAAACAACAAATACTGCATTATTAGCCTTAAAGAAAAAAGTATATTCTGATCAAGCCTTTAAAGTGGATGTAGAAGACACTAACTTTTCAGGCAACCTAACTTTAGCGTACAAAGTATCAGAGAAAATCAACACTTTTGCCACTTTTGCCAATAGTTACAAACCAGTAGGAATCAACTTGGGTGGAATTCCATCAGACGCAAACGGTCCAATTATAGCATTGGCTAAAATAAAACCAGAAAAAGTAAATCATTATGAAATTGGAATTAAATCAACACCTTTTAACAACACTACAATCAACTTGACTGTTTTTAATACCGATATTGACAACTACCAAACCTTAGTGCAAAGTGAAGACCCTACATTAAACCGTGGATATCTTGCTAATGCAGAAAAAGTAAGAGTTCGTGGATTTGAAGCCGATTCAAGAATCACTATCAGCCAATATTTATCGTTCAATGCGGCATTAACCTATAATGAAGGGCACTATGTTAGTTTCAAAAACGCACCTTTACCTTTAGAAGAAACAGGTTTGAAAGTGAATGGGGTTTCTGTTTTTTCCAAAGATGTTTCGGGGGGTCAATTACCAGGTATTTCAAAATGGATTGGCTCTCTTGGAGGAGATTTGTCTAAAGAAGGTCAATTTTTCGGAAACCAAGGACGATTCTTTTTAGCAATTGATTCGTATTCAAGATCTAGCTTTTCATCCAGTGCCACTCCTTCAAAATATTTGAATATCCAAGGGTATAGTATCTTTAACGGACGAATTGGATTTAGAGCCTCAGAAGGGTTGTCTGTGTACCTATGGGGTAGAAATCTATTGGACAAAAACTATTTTGAACAGTTGTTGCCAGCCTCAGGAAATGCAGGACATTATGCCGGAGTATTGGGAGATCAAAGAACCTTCGGACTCACACTTCGTTATAATTTATAA
- a CDS encoding SDR family oxidoreductase, which yields MSFNNKVIWITGASSGIGEALTVALANQSSLSLIISARNETALNAIKERLPLVQIAVLPFDLLDYQNAPAVVEKAISFFGKVDILINNGGISQRSLIAETDFNVDRRIMDVDYFGTIALTKALLPHFIKNQSGHYVTVTSLMGKFGAPYRSGYCAAKHALHGYFDVLRMEHEKDGIEVTLVCPGFVQTNVAINALTADGSPQAKNSESTENGMELSEFIPKMIRAIEQKKFEVYIAKNEILGVYLKRFLPKYLHKLVVKSKVR from the coding sequence ATGAGTTTTAACAACAAAGTCATTTGGATTACGGGAGCTTCGAGCGGAATAGGTGAGGCTTTAACAGTTGCATTAGCTAACCAATCATCCCTATCGTTAATTATTTCTGCACGAAATGAAACCGCTTTAAATGCAATTAAAGAGCGTCTTCCTTTAGTCCAAATTGCGGTTTTGCCCTTTGATTTATTAGATTATCAAAATGCTCCTGCGGTTGTTGAAAAAGCCATTTCTTTTTTTGGTAAAGTAGATATTCTAATAAATAATGGTGGAATTAGTCAACGGTCTTTAATTGCTGAAACGGATTTCAACGTTGATAGAAGAATTATGGATGTGGATTATTTTGGAACCATTGCATTGACCAAGGCACTTTTACCTCATTTTATAAAAAATCAGTCGGGTCATTATGTAACGGTTACTAGTTTGATGGGAAAATTTGGAGCACCATATCGTTCTGGCTATTGTGCAGCAAAACACGCTTTGCACGGTTATTTTGATGTATTGCGCATGGAACACGAAAAAGATGGTATAGAGGTGACTCTAGTTTGTCCAGGATTTGTTCAAACTAATGTAGCGATTAATGCCTTAACCGCCGATGGTAGTCCTCAGGCTAAAAATAGTGAATCAACTGAAAACGGAATGGAATTGTCTGAATTCATACCCAAAATGATTCGAGCGATAGAACAAAAGAAATTTGAAGTTTATATTGCTAAAAACGAGATATTAGGAGTCTATTTGAAACGTTTTTTACCGAAGTATTTACATAAACTAGTTGTTAAAAGTAAAGTTCGATAA
- the der gene encoding ribosome biogenesis GTPase Der → MNNIVAIVGRPNVGKSTLFNRLIQRREAIVDSVSGVTRDRNYGKSEWNGKEFSVIDTGGYVRGSDDIFEGEIRKQVELAIDEADVIIFVVDVEEGITPMDDAVAKLLRKVTKPVLLAVNKVDNAMREKDAIEFYNLGLGDYYTFASISGSGTGDLLDALIDAFPIKPEPTGEEIVLPRFAVVGRPNAGKSSFINALIGQDRYIVTDIAGTTRDAIDTKFDRFGFEFNLVDTAGIRRKAKVKEDLEFYSVMRSVRAIEHADVCILIIDATRGFEGQDQSIFWLAEKNRKGVVILVNKWDLVEKDTMSTRDYEEKIRKELMPFTDVPILFVSALTKQRLLKALEATVQVYENRQQRIPTSKFNEFMLKVVEAYPPPATKGKYVKIKYCMQLPTQTPQFVFFANLPQYVKEPYKRYLENKIREKWDFSGVPIDIYIREK, encoded by the coding sequence ATGAATAACATAGTAGCCATAGTAGGAAGACCTAATGTAGGAAAATCGACCCTTTTTAACCGATTAATCCAAAGAAGAGAAGCTATCGTAGATTCAGTTTCGGGGGTAACCCGTGACCGAAATTATGGAAAAAGTGAATGGAATGGAAAAGAGTTTTCTGTTATTGATACAGGTGGATATGTTCGTGGATCGGATGATATTTTTGAAGGAGAAATCCGCAAACAAGTCGAGTTAGCTATTGATGAGGCTGATGTAATCATTTTTGTGGTGGATGTCGAAGAAGGCATTACGCCAATGGATGATGCAGTAGCCAAATTGCTTCGAAAAGTAACTAAGCCTGTATTATTAGCCGTGAATAAGGTGGATAATGCAATGCGCGAAAAAGATGCTATCGAATTTTACAACCTAGGTTTAGGAGATTATTATACATTTGCCAGTATATCTGGAAGTGGAACAGGAGATTTATTGGACGCCTTAATTGATGCGTTTCCAATCAAACCAGAACCAACAGGAGAAGAAATTGTATTACCTCGTTTTGCTGTAGTAGGTCGTCCAAATGCAGGTAAATCAAGTTTTATCAATGCGTTAATTGGTCAAGACCGATACATTGTAACTGATATTGCAGGAACGACTCGTGATGCCATTGATACTAAATTTGACCGTTTTGGTTTTGAATTTAACTTAGTGGATACCGCTGGAATTCGTCGTAAAGCGAAAGTAAAAGAAGATTTAGAATTTTATTCGGTGATGCGCTCGGTAAGAGCCATTGAACATGCCGATGTTTGTATCTTAATTATCGATGCTACTCGCGGATTTGAAGGACAGGATCAAAGTATTTTTTGGTTGGCTGAGAAAAACCGTAAAGGAGTTGTGATATTAGTAAACAAATGGGATTTGGTTGAAAAAGACACCATGTCTACACGCGATTACGAAGAAAAAATTAGAAAAGAATTAATGCCGTTTACGGATGTGCCTATTCTTTTTGTTTCGGCTTTGACTAAACAACGTTTGTTAAAAGCATTAGAAGCTACGGTTCAAGTATATGAAAATAGACAACAACGTATTCCTACTTCTAAATTCAACGAATTCATGTTGAAAGTGGTAGAAGCCTATCCGCCACCAGCTACTAAAGGAAAATATGTAAAAATTAAATATTGCATGCAATTGCCAACGCAAACGCCGCAGTTTGTATTCTTTGCTAACTTACCTCAATATGTAAAAGAACCGTACAAAAGGTATTTGGAAAACAAAATCAGAGAAAAATGGGACTTCTCCGGAGTGCCAATCGATATTTATATCAGAGAGAAATAA
- the era gene encoding GTPase Era, translated as MAHKAGFVNIIGNPNVGKSTLMNAFVGERLSIITSKAQTTRHRILGIVNGEDFQLVLSDTPGIIKPAYEMQESMMNFVKSAFEDADILIYMVEIGEQELKDDAFFNKIIHAKIPVLLLLNKIDNSNQEQLEEQVAFWTAKVPNAEIFPISALQNFNVPEVFGRIIELLPESPAYYPKDQLTDKPERFFVNETIREKILLNYSKEIPYAVEIVTEEFFEDENIIRIRSLIMVERDTQKGIIIGHKGAALKKVGMDSRADLEKFFGKQIHIELYVKVNKNWRSNANMLKRFGYNQ; from the coding sequence ATGGCACACAAAGCAGGTTTTGTAAACATCATTGGAAATCCAAACGTAGGAAAATCAACCTTAATGAACGCTTTCGTTGGCGAAAGGTTATCTATTATCACCTCTAAAGCGCAAACGACACGTCACAGAATTTTAGGTATTGTTAATGGAGAAGATTTTCAATTGGTTTTGTCAGACACACCTGGAATCATCAAACCCGCTTATGAAATGCAGGAATCGATGATGAACTTTGTGAAGTCGGCTTTTGAAGATGCAGATATTTTGATTTATATGGTCGAAATTGGCGAACAAGAATTAAAAGACGATGCCTTTTTTAATAAAATCATCCACGCCAAAATTCCAGTATTATTGTTGTTGAACAAAATCGATAATTCGAATCAAGAACAACTGGAAGAGCAAGTCGCTTTTTGGACGGCGAAAGTGCCTAACGCAGAAATTTTCCCGATTTCAGCTTTGCAAAATTTCAATGTACCCGAAGTTTTTGGACGCATCATTGAATTGCTTCCAGAATCGCCAGCCTATTATCCAAAAGACCAATTGACCGATAAACCGGAACGTTTCTTTGTGAACGAAACCATTCGTGAGAAAATCTTGTTGAATTACAGCAAAGAGATTCCGTATGCGGTTGAAATCGTAACCGAAGAATTCTTTGAAGATGAGAACATCATTCGCATTCGTTCTTTGATTATGGTGGAACGCGATACCCAAAAAGGAATTATCATTGGTCACAAAGGCGCTGCTTTGAAAAAAGTAGGAATGGATTCCCGTGCCGATTTAGAGAAGTTTTTTGGCAAACAAATCCACATCGAATTGTATGTCAAAGTCAATAAAAATTGGCGAAGCAATGCCAATATGTTGAAACGTTTTGGGTACAACCAATAA
- a CDS encoding nucleotidyl transferase AbiEii/AbiGii toxin family protein yields the protein MHNKVINLALVAQVAKGLKELKDKMVFIGGAVISLYTDDPSADEIRPTSDIDMTINLANYAEWAKMQERLAELNFYPDPQGQSICSYKYHDIAIDIMPAEDSSIGISNKWYKPGFKNLQKVQLEENVDIKILPAPYFLATKLEAFKDRGKNDFYGSHDFEDIIYLIDNRTRIVCEILEADEEVKQFIKRELTAIKNNKQSDEILAMHIHPLIREERFKILKEKIDNILS from the coding sequence ATGCATAATAAAGTCATAAACCTTGCTTTGGTTGCACAAGTAGCTAAAGGATTGAAAGAATTAAAAGATAAAATGGTCTTTATAGGCGGGGCAGTAATTAGTTTATATACGGATGATCCATCTGCTGATGAAATTCGTCCTACCTCTGATATTGATATGACCATAAACTTAGCGAACTATGCCGAATGGGCAAAAATGCAAGAACGTTTGGCAGAACTTAACTTTTATCCCGACCCACAAGGTCAATCAATTTGCTCCTATAAATACCATGATATAGCTATTGATATTATGCCAGCTGAAGATAGTAGTATAGGAATTTCAAATAAATGGTATAAACCAGGTTTCAAAAACTTACAGAAAGTACAACTTGAAGAAAATGTTGATATCAAAATTTTACCAGCACCTTATTTCCTTGCAACAAAACTAGAAGCGTTCAAAGACAGAGGGAAAAATGATTTTTATGGTAGTCATGATTTTGAAGATATTATTTATCTAATTGACAACAGAACTAGAATCGTTTGCGAAATTCTGGAAGCAGATGAAGAAGTAAAACAATTTATTAAAAGGGAGTTAACCGCCATTAAAAACAACAAACAATCTGATGAAATTTTAGCAATGCATATCCACCCTTTAATCAGAGAGGAACGTTTTAAAATCTTAAAAGAAAAAATTGATAATATATTAAGCTAA